One genomic region from Thermoleptolyngbya sichuanensis A183 encodes:
- a CDS encoding M20 family metallopeptidase: protein MLSQIKDLAASLAPRLVEIRRHLHSHPELSGQEYQTAAYVSGVVSSCGLHVQELVGKTGVVAELRGTDRDSRMLAIRTDMDALPIQERTGLEFASRQPGIMHACGHDVHTTVGLGTAMVLAQLGIQFPGTIRFLFQPAEETAQGAGWMIRDGVMEGVTAIFGVHTFPTIPGGSVGIRYGALTAAADDLELVIMGESGHGARPHEAIDAIWIASQVVTTLQQAISRTQNPLRPVVLTIGQIQGGRAPNVIADQVRMLGTVRSLHPETSASLPVWIEQIVANVCQSYGAKYTMNYRRGVPSVQNDPALTQIMESAASEAWGGDRVQILLEPSLGAEDFSLYLQHAPGTMFRLGVAFADKPNYPLHHPQFHVDETAIVTGVVTMAYAAYKYWQQ from the coding sequence ATGCTGAGCCAAATTAAAGATCTTGCTGCGAGCCTTGCCCCCCGACTGGTTGAAATTCGCCGCCATCTGCATAGCCATCCTGAACTGAGCGGACAGGAATACCAGACGGCTGCTTATGTTTCAGGTGTGGTGTCGTCTTGTGGACTGCATGTGCAGGAACTAGTCGGCAAGACAGGCGTAGTGGCAGAACTGCGCGGCACAGACAGAGACTCCCGAATGTTGGCAATTCGCACGGATATGGATGCGCTGCCAATTCAGGAGCGTACAGGCCTGGAATTTGCTTCGCGGCAGCCGGGAATTATGCACGCCTGCGGTCATGATGTGCATACCACTGTGGGGCTGGGGACAGCGATGGTGCTGGCGCAGTTGGGGATTCAGTTTCCAGGCACGATTCGGTTCTTGTTTCAGCCTGCGGAGGAAACGGCGCAGGGCGCAGGCTGGATGATTCGTGATGGGGTGATGGAGGGCGTGACGGCTATCTTTGGGGTTCACACGTTTCCGACGATTCCGGGGGGATCGGTGGGGATTCGCTATGGGGCGCTGACGGCGGCGGCGGACGATTTGGAACTGGTGATTATGGGCGAATCGGGGCATGGGGCGCGACCGCATGAGGCGATCGACGCGATCTGGATTGCATCGCAGGTGGTGACGACGCTGCAACAGGCGATTAGTAGGACGCAAAACCCGCTGCGGCCAGTGGTGCTAACGATTGGGCAAATCCAGGGCGGGCGGGCACCGAATGTGATTGCGGATCAGGTGCGGATGCTGGGGACTGTGCGATCGCTCCATCCTGAAACCAGCGCCAGTCTGCCGGTCTGGATCGAGCAAATCGTGGCGAATGTCTGTCAGAGCTATGGGGCAAAGTACACGATGAACTATCGCCGGGGTGTGCCTTCGGTACAAAATGACCCAGCGTTGACGCAGATTATGGAGTCGGCGGCATCGGAAGCTTGGGGGGGCGATCGCGTCCAAATTCTTTTAGAACCCTCCCTCGGTGCTGAGGACTTCTCACTGTATCTGCAACATGCTCCTGGCACTATGTTTCGCCTGGGTGTAGCCTTTGCTGACAAGCCCAACTATCCGCTGCACCATCCCCAGTTTCATGTAGACGAAACGGCGATCGTGACGGGTGTGGTGACGATGGCCTACGCAGCGTATAAATATTGGCAGCAGTAA